A stretch of DNA from Vibrio sp. ED004:
CGGCTTGCACAACATAGGTGTCGCCAATTTTTACGCCGTAGTCATCGTCTTTCACTAAGCCGATATCCGAGAAATCACCTTGCAAGCGGTGACTATGACCACCAACAATCACACCGATGCCTTGTACATTCGCAGCTAGCTCTAAATCAGCTTCATAACCAAGGTGACTGAGCAGCACTATCTTGTTAATACCAGCCTGGTGAATTTGTTCTATCGTTGCTTTTGCCGTTTCTAATGCATTTTCAAACGGTGTATCAATATCTGGGTTAGCGATACCTGACATCTTGTCGATGCTTAAGCCGAAAATGGCAACTTTCTCGCCATCAAACTCTTTCGTTATATAAGAAGCACTTCGTGTTTCCGTCAGGTAAGGCTTAACAATGTCGTTGTCCGCTAAGGTATGAGTTTTATTGATATCCTCATTCGATAGATTCCAGTTACCGGCCAACAGTGGGAATTTGATTCTTTTCGCGAAAATCGCCACGGGCTCATTACCCATGTCTAGCTCATGATTACCAAGTGTCATGGCGTCAATATTAAGCGCATTCAACAGATCGGCGTTGGCTTTCCCCTTGAACAGAGAAAAGTACAAGGTACCTTGAAAGCAGTCCCCAGCATGCAGGAACAGGGTTCCAACTTTTTGTCGCTGGGCATCTTGCTCTATTTGTTTAAAGCGCGTTGAAATTCGAGCAAAGCCACCAGCACTGACATAAGGTTCAATGATGTGGTTGTTCATTTTAAGTGATAGCTGTAATGAGGTTGGTTCAAAGTATGAGTGGGTGTCGTTGATGTGTGCCAACACTATTTTTGTCGGCTTATTCTTTTTAGTCATATTTTCTTCTCTCTTTGTCCCTTCATACTAGGTCGAGAATCATGACAGAATCGTGAATTTTATGAAACTGCACTGCAAAAAAATACTCGAGATAGATCAAAAATCTCATTTTGCGCCGTATAAATAATCAATGGGTTTTGTGACCGATGAGCATACCGAATTGGTGATTTTCGATTATGATTAAAGATATCTGTTAGCTTTCAAACAATTAGCAGAGCCTTCCGTTAGGAGTAAGCCTATGCAACTAGAAAGAATCGAGATTTCTGGCTTTCGAGGTATCAAGCGCATGTCACTGGCGTTTGACGAGCTAACCACGCTTATTGGTGAAAATACTTGGGGTAAGTCTTCATTATTGGATGCCCTTTCCGTCGTTCTTCCGTCAGACGGTGTGCCATATCACTTCGAAATGACCGATTTTCATGTCGATTACTCTGTTTCACACCCACAGTCTCAACATCTTCAAATTGTTCTCGCATTAAAGGCCAACGACAAGAGCGAACTCAACGCAGGTCGTTATCGTAAACTCAAACCGATTTGGGTTCAGGACGAGTTTGGTGTCTATCGTATTTATTACCGAATCAGCGCCACATTAGAGCAGTACGAAACCACCACACACTATGCATTTTTAGGTTTGGACGGTAATCCGCTCAAGCTTCACCATTCTGAAAAGCTCGCTCAAGAATTAATGACCTTGCACCCCGTGATTCGCTTGCGAGATGCAAGGCACTTCGATCGTCCATTCAATGGCAAGTCACTTAACCACAATGGCCACATCCATGGCAATGCGAACGGCAATGGAACTAACGGTAACGGTGGGAATGGCGCTAATAATAACAATAGCAATAACAGCAACGGTAATGGGCACGCTTCTAATGGAAATGGAAACGCTCGTCAGGCTCGAATCGAAAAACGCATAGATAACACCTGCCGTCGTTTAATGGCGATTCCTGGCCACGTAAACAAAGGCGAGATGCGCAGCAGCTTAGAATCAATGCAAAGCCTGATTGAACACTACTTTTCTTTCAAGAGTAACTCTCGTCGTAATCCTAGAAAGCAGAGAGATGGCTTACTCTATTCAGCAGGCGCTAATGATCAGAGCATTCATCAGCTTGTCGAAGAGACAAAGAACAAACAAACTCGCTTATTATTCATGGGGTTACTGAACGCGTATCTACAAGCTAAAGGGCCAAATGACTTAAGACGATGCGCGCGCCCTCTTTTGATCCTTGAAGATCCCGAAGGTCGATTGCATCCAACCCACTTGGCAAGGGCTTGGAGTTTGATGCAAAAACTGCCAATGCAGAAAATCCTCACCACCAACAGTGGCGATCTACTGGCAGCAGTACCTCTGCAATCGATTCGGCGCTTGGTACGTCAATCAGACAAAACCATCGCTAATCAACTCAACATGAACCACTTCAGTAAAGATGAGCTAAGACGTATTGGTTTCCATATTCGCTTCCACCGTTCAGGTGCACTGTTTGCCCGTTGCTGGCTATTAGTAGAAGGTGAAACAGAGGTTTGGTTGTTTAATGAGTTAGCCAACCAATGTGGCTACAACCTTGCTGCGGAAGGTGTGCAGATTATTGAGTTTGCTCAATCAGGCCTCAAAGCACTGATTAAGGTCGCGCAAGAGTTTGGCATCGACTGGCATGTGGTGACCGATGGCGATGCAGCAGGTAAAAAATACGCAGCAACAGTACTATCAAAACTTGGTAATGACCAAGAACGTCATCGCTTAACTGAGTTGCCGGACAAAGACATCGAACATTACTTATACATGAATGGATTCGAGAACTTTTTCCGTGACATGGTTAAGATCCCTTACGATCACCCTATCCCTCCTAAGAAAGTCGTCGCTAAGGTATTGAAGAAATACGCTAAGCCAGACCTTGCACTGGCTATCGTCTCGCACTGTGAAAACCAAGGACAAGAATGCATTCCATTGTTACTAAGGTGGACACTAAAACGTGTTATCACCATGGCAAACGGGAATACCTGAGCCTCTAGCTTTTCTGATAGACGGTATAAGTTCTTCTGCAGATAAGATCATCGTATTTTTAGAGTAACCAAAACCAAAAAAGGCACACAAAATGGTGTGCCTGTATAAATCGATATACAAATTAATTGGGGGTTATCTTGCAAGAGTTCACAGTGACTAAACTAGGACCAGCTTAACGAATTAAGCCTTTGCTTGTTTAGCGTGTTGTTCAACAACTTCCGAAGATTGGGTCGATTTCTCGTGAAGCCATAGCCCCGTTGCTTTCATTAAGTATCCAAATACACCACCAAGCAGTAAAGATGGTACTACAAGTTGCCAATCGCCACCTGCGGCAAACGTTGCACAACAACCAATGAAGGTTCCTGGGATATAACCTAGCCACGCTTGTTTTGCTTGAATACACATAAAGAAAGCGACAATAGCAGTAATCACATAGCCTAAAATCTCTAACCCTGCGAAGGTTGAGCTTTCGATAATCACCATTGCCCAGAATACGCCTGTCATGTTGGTTAGTAAGCTACCTGCCAATCCTTTTACGCCGCCTGTTGGCGAAGCAAAGTAACTGGTGCAACCTAAGAAACCTGCCCATGACAATAAGCCGAAAGAGATAGCTATCCATCCCCAAAGACCTGACAAAATACCTGTTGTTAATGAAATCGCGACTAATGTACTCATACTATTTCTAAAGCCTAATTACGTAATTGAACGCAACCGGATTTAGCCTCACTTAAAATCAAGTAAGCATACTATGGTAAGAACGCCTTCTTTTAGCCGATCGTGATCACATTAATAATGTACGCGAATGTGCATTTATCACCAGATAGAGACCGAAATCGCTTATTCAACACATTTAGTTATTAGTATTTTATCAAATTACCGTTATAGAACTGACGGTTTGCCTTTCATCATACGCTTGCCTTCACGCTTAATACATTCAGCAAGTGGGTTTTCCGCCATATCGGCACGCCAAATGAATGACAGCGTACGTTCCATCTCAAGCTCTGGAACATTCAATGTAACGAGCTGACCTGATTCAACAAACTGCTCGACATCTAGATAAGGTAAACACGTTAAATATGGGCCGTTTGCTACCAAACTTCTTAAAACAGGAACGTGTTCATACTCTCGCCAAACATCAAGATCACCAATTAAATGATGAATAGAGCTATCAAAAACTTTGCGAGTACCCGAACCATGTTCGCGTAATACCCACTTCGCTTGCTCTAGTTGCGCCAAACTCACTCTTTCACGCTTCGCAAACGGGTGATGAGCGGATGCAACCACCGTTAAATGGTCCGTACACCACACTTCTTGGTGAACTCGACTGTCGTCACAACGGCCTTCGATAACACCCAAGTCATATTTGTAATCTAATACGCCATCGATAACGGCATCGGTACTTTGTACACCGAGCGAGATTCGCATCTCTGGAAAGTCGTTATCAATAATACTGATGAGGTCTGGAACCAAGTGTTCTGCGGGTGTTTGGCTCGCACCTAATTTGAGCTCTCCGCTCAATAAATGCTGTTCGTAAAACCCCATTTCGATTTGCTGCGCGTCTTGCAGTAAACGCTTCGCTTTTGGCCTTAGCCACATGCCCCAATGAGTAAGGGCCATTTGCTTGCCCTGCCTTTCAAATAAAGGCCTGCCGAGCATTTTTTCCAACTGTGCAAGAGACATACTTGTCGCTGATTGAGTCAACGCCAACTTGTCTGCTGCAATACTAACACTCCCAGAATCTGCCACTGCATCAAATACCGCGAGTTGCTTTAATGAATAACGCAAAATTCATCCTTAATGCTTTTAATTATTTGTGTCCTGATGCTCGTTTTTTATCAAGCCGATGAGCAATCGATTTCATTCTACTCGTAACCCTAGCTATATCAATAAATTTGATGTGGTTTCTAAAAATTATCAATTTTACCTCTACCTCGCTACCCCCTAATCTGGAATGGCAGGACACAACGAGCCCTGCAAAACATTATTGATTAACCATTACGGATTAACCAAAGTCATTAACACTAGGAATTACACATGACGGATTGTTCAAGGGGGGGATATGGCAACCAGCACTTCTGAAAATCATCAACTGTTCTCACCAACAGAAATGATGGCGGAAGCAGAGAAGTTTGCATTAAGCAAAGCAAATAAAACCAGCAGCATGACATTGAGTTTGGCAATCATGGCTGGCGCATTCATCGGGCTTGCTTTTTTATTCTACATCACGGTAACCACGGGCAGCGCTGATGCTGGATGGGGATTGAGTCGCTTAGCCGGCGGTCTTGCGTTCAGTATGGGTTTAATCCTGATTGTGATTTGCGGTGGCGAGCTGTTTACCAGCTCAGTGTTATCAAGCATCTCATGGGCTAACAAGCAGATTACCTTCACTAAGATGCTGTCTATTTGGGGCAAGGTCTATGTCGGTAACTTTATCGGTGCCATGTTCCTTTTGGCTCTAGTAAGTGCAGCTGGCTTGTATCAATTGGATGGTGGGCAATGGGGCTTAAACGCTCTGAATATTGCTCAACACAAGCTACACCACAGCCCTGTTCAAGCTTTTGCTTTGGGTGTGCTTTGTAACTTATTGGTGTGTTTAGCCATTTGGTTAACTTTCAGCTCTGCTAATGCCATGACCAAAGCGATGATGACCGTATTACCCGTAGCAATGTTCGTTAGCTCAGGCTTTGAGCACTGTGTAGCGAATATGTTCATGGTTCCACTAGGCATCACAATTCAAGCATTCGCACCAGAAAGTTTTTGGATGCAAATTGGCGCAACACCAGCCCAGTACGCAGACCTAAACATCATGAAATTTGTCACCGCAAACTTGGTGCCAGTAACAATCGGCAACATCGTAGGTGGTTCGGTATTGGTCGGCTTAGCCAATTGGAGCATCTACCGTCGCCCACAACTTAAAGCAGCAAAAATTACTGCAATTACACAAACAACAGAAATTACGTCAGTTAAGGAAATCACTATGAACACAGCAACGACTATCAAGCAAATCATGAACACTCAACCAATTACACTAAGCGTAGAAATGCCTACATCAGTGGCAATTGATTCACTTTTAGACGCTCAACTTGTTAGCGCTCCGGTTTGCGATGTTGAAGGCCGTCTTGTTGGTATCTTCTCTGTTCACGACGTAATGGTTGACCTTTGGTGCCAAGATTACATCCCAACTAAAGGCCAAAAAGTTGTAGACCTAATGAGCCGTGACGTTGTGGCAATCGATGCAAACGACAAGTTAGTTGATGTTGCTGAGTTCCTATGTATCGACAAAGAGCAACTGTACCCTACTACTAGCATGGGCTTCGCAACTCGCCTGACTTCTCTTTCTCTAGAAGAGCGTGCAAAAGCGATGAAAGTGAGCCAGCCACATATGCTTCCAGTATTGGAAAACGGTGTGATGGTGGGTGTTCTTACTCGTACTGAGGTGATGCAAGCACTTCGCCCTATCTACGGTGACCGTCTAAACGTAGTACCAAAAGCGGAACTAGAAACGGCTTAACTGGCTAAGGGTTTAACTTACTGCGGCTTAATCTACAGTGGTTTAACTTGCAATGGTTTAACTAGGAAGCGTGTAGCTAACGACTGTTTTACTAGGAAGTGGTTAGCTAACTAGGACAAGGTTGAACAATTAGGGATTAGTTGTTCACCTCGAAAATCAGTCATGGCAACGTTGACTGGCTAAAAGTAAATGGTGGCTTAAAGCGCAACTAAAGGTTTGACACAAAACAGATCCAAACGCGTTACCATTTACCATAATAAAAAGGCGCAAAGTGAATACTTTGCGCCTTTCTCTTTTTCTAACTGTTGCTTTTGCTTTCTAGGTATCAGGTATCTATTCAACTTTTGATGTTACATAAAAGATTAATACCTGCAGCAATCATCAATAGCTAGATTACTTCTTTACACCTTCAACGTGTAGATCCATATCTACGTAGCTTGAAGCGCCCATTACTGGAATGTTGAAGTCAGCAAGTTCTAGACGAGTTGTACCAACGAAACCAGCACGCTCACCGCCCCATGGGTCTTGACCAGCACCGATGAATTCAGCTTCGATAATGATTGGCTTAGTTACGCCGTGAAGCTTAAGGTCACCCATTACTTCAAGTCTGCCGTCGCCTTTATCAACCACTTTTGTGCTGTTGAAAGTAGCGTCAGAGAATTTACCTGCATCAATGAAGTCAGAGCTACGGATGTGCTTATCACGTTCTGCGTGGTTTGAATCAAGGCTAGTTGTATCAATAGTTACGTTTACTTTTGATGCTTCAACGTTGCTTTCATCAAATGAGAAATCACCTGAGAATGTGTTAAAACGGCCTTGGATAAAGCTGTAACCTAGGTGGCTAACTTTAAAGTTAACTGAAGCATGCGCACCTTTTGTATCAATCACGTAATCAGCGGCGTTCGCAGCGAAAGGCATTGCCATAGCAAATGCTAATCCTGTAGCGATAATTGACTTTTTCATTTTGAAGCTCCTATCATTTTTCGTAGCGTATCGTCTTTGTCGATAACGTGGTGTTTTATCGCCGCTAAGGCGTGCACTGATGCCATAATGATCAGTACCCATGCAGCATAGTAGTGAACCGTACCTGCGAGATCAGATTGGTTTGCAAACAGTTCGCCCATACTTGGTACAGTGAACCAATTGAATACCTCGATCCCGCGGCCATCTGATGTTGAAATCAAATAACCTGAAATAAATAAAACCGCTAAGTTGATGTGCATGAAGCCGTGAGCGATCTTCGCTGCTGCAACTTCATAGCTTTTACCTTCCACTTTAGGTGACGCGGTAACTAGTTTCCAAACCAAGCGGAAAACGGTAACGGCAGCCAAAAGAATGCCTACCGAACGGTGATAGTCTGGCGCTGTTTTGTACCACTCGCTGTAGTATGAAAGATCAACCATCCAAAGACCTACACCAAATAAGCCAAATACCGCGAGAGCTGAAATCCAATGCATCGCTCTTGCTAAAGGGTTGTAATTTCTAACGTTGTTGTCCATGCATCTCTTCCGAATGTTAACGAGTAGTGTAGTTTCGAAAAGCGTACCCTACACCAAGTTTGTGTAACATATTATTTACCAAGCTTTACATTGGTAACATCATTTCAAATTAAACGAGTTATTCAAATTATTTGAACAAGTTTGGGCTAAACGTTAGATTTCAACGATTTGTTCGATCTCGTAAAGCTCGTCTGAGATATCTAACATTTTACGTTCCATCACTTTTTGGGCGTCTTCTATCCCTTTGTTGTAGTAGACCGCACCAAACTTTTTACTTATGAAGTCGACCAAGAATTCCGTGTCGAACTGGCCAAGCTCCACATCGAGTTCATCTTGCAGGTATTTTTGAAGAGTATGGGTGAGCTCAGACTTTTGCTTCGAATCTAGTTGAATGGTCATGAATGTTTCCAAGTAAAGAGTAAATAAATACATCGTGAACAGCTGACTAAACTATAATCTAGCTAACTCACTGGTAACTTTGCTGCTAAAGATAGTCTTTCTAACTGATTAGAATTCCTCATAATTTAGAATACAGACCAGCGAAGTGCCAGTGCTATCCATAAAATCGCTCCGCAATCGCTAATTTTGATAGAGGGATCAAGAACTCGCACTTTGGCGATAGGTAATGACACATCAATTACCGTACTATTGCCCATCAATAAGATAGTAACTGTGTATAAGGGACTTCATTGTTATTAGATCTCGTGATTAAAAGCGTCAATCAGTTTCAAGACGATTGTCTAAAACTCTGTGAGCGTCATTATCCTACGGTGCACAACCAAGGGATCAGTGAGCATCACATCGGTAAAGCCTTTGCCCGACGAATGGAACACACCTTCGTAAGCTTTAATCATGCGAGTAACATTAGCCCACTTGAAATGCTCTCCTCTCGAGAAACGCCCCGCCACTTCCGCATCTCTTCTGAAATCGGCACAGTTTGGATGATTAGCCACCATATGGTGAGCGCGGGAAAAACGTGTCGTAAAAAGTTGATGTTAGACATTCATAACTGGCAGCAAGAGTACGGATTCGCCATTCAACCCAATGACGTTTTGATCATTGTTTCTGACCATTGGATAAGCCGAAGTAAAAACAGTGGTGAGTTGTTGCACTGGTGGATGGGAGAACTCCCTGACGAGATAACCGAATACAGCCAACAAGGCATCACGTTAAGAGAGAGTGATTCTCAATTCGCGGCCGATTTAAATAATAACTTTAGAATCAGTCCGTGCTTTATTAAATTTGGTCACCCACTAAAACGGTCAGGGAATCAACAATTGGTTCGTAAATACCTGCAACTTTATGCCGTGCTTCAATGGTAGGGATAATACGGGTCAACTTTTTCATTCAATATTGAAAGCAAATTGTTAGACCTTCATCCCAATATTTTATAAAAGTCATATAGTCATTGTTCATTAATTATTCGAACGTTCTAATCGAATTATTAATAACGGTTCTTCTGATGCTATCGATTTTGAGAGATAGATATCACTTCTATGTAATCAGTTAAGTATCTTTATTTCCTATCTTTGACATTCACCCATAATCTAAGCCTTTAACCCTACTTTTCGCTGGTGTATCGCTGCTCTAGCTTTATATTGGTTGGGATTGATATGTAAGGCGTTACTCAGCCATTAAATTCACAGCAACTATCAAACCTAGTGAATGATAAGTTAAATTAATGGTTAATATCATTTATCATGCTGATTTTTCGTTAATTATATTTATTTAAATATTGACCCTGCAAATGAGTTTTTATTAATTGACAATTTACTAACACCTGTCAATATTGTGACAGCCATGACGTATATTTTCGTCATTGAATAAACACCTTTATTAGCGACTATGATTTTATCAGACAGAAGTGAATTTATTAGCTGTATATCTGTGGATGCCGATATGCAGTTTATTGCGAAATATCAAGACCTAACACTGCGAAGTGTCTACCAACCTATATTTGACGACTCAATGACTCAGATAGGCGTAGAGGCTTTGGTGCGTATTTCGAATAGCAAAGGGGATACTGTTCGTCCTGATCACTTCTTCCATTCCGATGACACCTCATGCACAGATAAGATCAATGTAGAGAGACTCAGTCGCGCTATCCACATTCGTAACTTCGCACAGTCAACTATCCGTCATTTGCATCTATTCTTGAACGTTCTTCCAAACGTTGGTGAGCTGTTTGCTGCAGAAAAGGTCAGTGACAGCCTTCTGGCAAAACGTCTTCATGAGTTGAACCTTTCATGTGAGCAGATCGTGATGGAGTTGGTAGAGCTGAATGCCGAAAGTGAAGAGCGCTTGAAAGATGCAGCCCTCTCTCTTGCGGAGAATGGTTTTCAGATCGCGGTCGATGATTTCGGAACGCAAGCATCAACAGAACAACGCGTACGCCACATCAACCCTCATATCATTAAGATCGATCGCTCAGTAATGTTAAATTTTGAGCAAGGTGACACACGAGAAATGGAATTAGTTCTAGAGCTCGCGAAGCAAATTGGCGCTAAGACTGTCATCGAAGGTATTGAAACAGAGCATCAACTTGCGGCAATGCAAAGCTTAGGCTTCGACATGTATCAAGGCTACCACCTTGCTATGCCTAAGCCGATTGAGTTGGATATCCGTTTAGCAATCTAAAACCGCCCCTACTCTTCCTAAAGCCGCTGGCCATTGGTTAGCGGCTTTTTAATACCTGCCATTTAACACACTCCTTTGTTAACGAAGATGTTTATCTGTGTAGCAATCTTCACATCGCTTTCATGCATACAGATATTTACTTAAACCAGTGTTGTCCTAAATTTCAAGCATAAAAAAGGTTCATCGCGGCTTTCCGGGGAAAGCCGCTTTTATCTTCAAGAAGAAGTAGTCTGTATCTCGATATCCATACCCCATTCGCTTGATTAACTTTATTTTGTTGTTTATCCCTTCCAATGTGCAGGTGTTGAGCGGATAAGTTGCCGATGCAATAATACCGTGAAGATAAGGCCTCAGTTTTCGTGCAAACTCTTTCAATGGCTTAATTCCACTCTCTTGCACTTGTGCCCACCATACCTCCCAGAGCCCCTTAGCATGGCTTCTGATTTACAGTACCAAAGCTCTTTGAGTTGTGAGCCGAGTATATAAGTGGCCATCAAGTCCTTATTGATATTCAATATTTCAGTAAGATAGCTATCTTGTCGTGCATTTAAATTACCTCTGTTTTTCAGCGGTACCCAGCGTGAGCGCTTCACCCATTGCCTCGCTTTTTATCCTGCTTGAGTTTGTTAGCTTGGTCGACTCTGACTCTATCCATCACCTCACGACCGAACTTAGCAACAACATGGAATAAGTCGTAAACGATTTTTGCATTCGGGCAGTGCGCTTGAACTTCAAGGTCAAAAGCCGTATTCATGTCCATTGCGACCGCTTCGATATTGTTACCATGCTTGCCTAACTGCTCGAAAAACGGTCGTATGTCCTTGCGGCTACGACCTAACCCTATCCAAATGACTTGGTGAGTCTTAGCATCAGCGATGACTGTGGCATATCGGTGCCCTTTAAAGATGGCGAGCTCGTCCATGACGAGTTGCCTTAGCCCTTCCCATTTCACTGACGGTACCACTTGGCGAAGTCGACGTTTATCTATCTCTTTAATGGTGTGCCAATGAACGCTCGTTAACTGGGAGATATGCTTAATGGGAAGAAGAGGCAGTAGTTGTTCTATATAGCTTTTAGACGCGTCGTTATACGAGCATAAGGCTCTAACCAAGATAGAAACTCTGTTTTATGCCGCAGTCACGACACTTGATCCTTCGAGTTTGAACGGAAAGCTCAACAGGAACATTGAACAACATGGCCTCTTTCACATGACGCCATTGATACTCATGGATAGCCTCAGCTTCAAGACCGCAAAGGCATTTAGCCTCAGAATTAGGTTTAAGAGTTAGTGTAACAAGTGATGCTGTCTGGTGAGACTTTACTATTTTAAAGCCTTCCCAGAATGAAGATAGGAAAGTATGATTCGGCATGAAAACGGTAGTTTGTGTATGATTTTTGTTTGGCGTACCGTTTTTTTGTTTTTAGTTCCCGCTAATCCGCGATGAACCATAAAAAAGCCCAGTCAAAAATGACTGGGCTGGCTTAAAAGAATCTGTTTTATATCAATCCCTAATAACCCGCAGTGGACGGTTTGATTCTATATAGAATAGCGAACATCACTGGTACTACTATTAGCGTTAGTACTGTAGCAAAGCCTAAGCCTGCCATGATGGTAATCGCCATCGAGCCGAAAAATGCATCGAATACCAAAGGAATCATACCCAAGATAGTCGTTAGTGCTGCCATAGATACCGGACGTACACGACTAATCGCACTGTCGACAACCGCCAAATATGGGTCTTTACCTGTTGATAGCTCACTGTTGATCTGGTCAAGCAGTACGATACCGTTCTTCAAAATCATGCCGCTTAGACTCAATAAGCCTAGGAACGCCGTGAAGCTGAATGGCATATTAGTACCTAACAGACCAATTGAAACACCAATGATAGA
This window harbors:
- a CDS encoding DUF1097 domain-containing protein encodes the protein MSTLVAISLTTGILSGLWGWIAISFGLLSWAGFLGCTSYFASPTGGVKGLAGSLLTNMTGVFWAMVIIESSTFAGLEILGYVITAIVAFFMCIQAKQAWLGYIPGTFIGCCATFAAGGDWQLVVPSLLLGGVFGYLMKATGLWLHEKSTQSSEVVEQHAKQAKA
- a CDS encoding YceI family protein — protein: MKKSIIATGLAFAMAMPFAANAADYVIDTKGAHASVNFKVSHLGYSFIQGRFNTFSGDFSFDESNVEASKVNVTIDTTSLDSNHAERDKHIRSSDFIDAGKFSDATFNSTKVVDKGDGRLEVMGDLKLHGVTKPIIIEAEFIGAGQDPWGGERAGFVGTTRLELADFNIPVMGASSYVDMDLHVEGVKK
- a CDS encoding ATP-dependent endonuclease: MQLERIEISGFRGIKRMSLAFDELTTLIGENTWGKSSLLDALSVVLPSDGVPYHFEMTDFHVDYSVSHPQSQHLQIVLALKANDKSELNAGRYRKLKPIWVQDEFGVYRIYYRISATLEQYETTTHYAFLGLDGNPLKLHHSEKLAQELMTLHPVIRLRDARHFDRPFNGKSLNHNGHIHGNANGNGTNGNGGNGANNNNSNNSNGNGHASNGNGNARQARIEKRIDNTCRRLMAIPGHVNKGEMRSSLESMQSLIEHYFSFKSNSRRNPRKQRDGLLYSAGANDQSIHQLVEETKNKQTRLLFMGLLNAYLQAKGPNDLRRCARPLLILEDPEGRLHPTHLARAWSLMQKLPMQKILTTNSGDLLAAVPLQSIRRLVRQSDKTIANQLNMNHFSKDELRRIGFHIRFHRSGALFARCWLLVEGETEVWLFNELANQCGYNLAAEGVQIIEFAQSGLKALIKVAQEFGIDWHVVTDGDAAGKKYAATVLSKLGNDQERHRLTELPDKDIEHYLYMNGFENFFRDMVKIPYDHPIPPKKVVAKVLKKYAKPDLALAIVSHCENQGQECIPLLLRWTLKRVITMANGNT
- the focA gene encoding formate transporter FocA translates to MATSTSENHQLFSPTEMMAEAEKFALSKANKTSSMTLSLAIMAGAFIGLAFLFYITVTTGSADAGWGLSRLAGGLAFSMGLILIVICGGELFTSSVLSSISWANKQITFTKMLSIWGKVYVGNFIGAMFLLALVSAAGLYQLDGGQWGLNALNIAQHKLHHSPVQAFALGVLCNLLVCLAIWLTFSSANAMTKAMMTVLPVAMFVSSGFEHCVANMFMVPLGITIQAFAPESFWMQIGATPAQYADLNIMKFVTANLVPVTIGNIVGGSVLVGLANWSIYRRPQLKAAKITAITQTTEITSVKEITMNTATTIKQIMNTQPITLSVEMPTSVAIDSLLDAQLVSAPVCDVEGRLVGIFSVHDVMVDLWCQDYIPTKGQKVVDLMSRDVVAIDANDKLVDVAEFLCIDKEQLYPTTSMGFATRLTSLSLEERAKAMKVSQPHMLPVLENGVMVGVLTRTEVMQALRPIYGDRLNVVPKAELETA
- a CDS encoding EAL domain-containing protein yields the protein MQFIAKYQDLTLRSVYQPIFDDSMTQIGVEALVRISNSKGDTVRPDHFFHSDDTSCTDKINVERLSRAIHIRNFAQSTIRHLHLFLNVLPNVGELFAAEKVSDSLLAKRLHELNLSCEQIVMELVELNAESEERLKDAALSLAENGFQIAVDDFGTQASTEQRVRHINPHIIKIDRSVMLNFEQGDTREMELVLELAKQIGAKTVIEGIETEHQLAAMQSLGFDMYQGYHLAMPKPIELDIRLAI
- a CDS encoding LysR substrate-binding domain-containing protein, with product MRYSLKQLAVFDAVADSGSVSIAADKLALTQSATSMSLAQLEKMLGRPLFERQGKQMALTHWGMWLRPKAKRLLQDAQQIEMGFYEQHLLSGELKLGASQTPAEHLVPDLISIIDNDFPEMRISLGVQSTDAVIDGVLDYKYDLGVIEGRCDDSRVHQEVWCTDHLTVVASAHHPFAKRERVSLAQLEQAKWVLREHGSGTRKVFDSSIHHLIGDLDVWREYEHVPVLRSLVANGPYLTCLPYLDVEQFVESGQLVTLNVPELEMERTLSFIWRADMAENPLAECIKREGKRMMKGKPSVL
- a CDS encoding DUF2164 domain-containing protein, producing MTIQLDSKQKSELTHTLQKYLQDELDVELGQFDTEFLVDFISKKFGAVYYNKGIEDAQKVMERKMLDISDELYEIEQIVEI
- a CDS encoding cytochrome b, producing the protein MDNNVRNYNPLARAMHWISALAVFGLFGVGLWMVDLSYYSEWYKTAPDYHRSVGILLAAVTVFRLVWKLVTASPKVEGKSYEVAAAKIAHGFMHINLAVLFISGYLISTSDGRGIEVFNWFTVPSMGELFANQSDLAGTVHYYAAWVLIIMASVHALAAIKHHVIDKDDTLRKMIGASK